From the genome of Vibrio navarrensis, one region includes:
- a CDS encoding lysophospholipid acyltransferase family protein, translating to MRKIGQYWRIVATGFCFAMFGIGGLALSFVIIPLIHLLEKDQTRREYRVQNTIQKTFNLFCKLMKYTGAIDYKITGADILASDKNCLIIANHPSLIDYVLIASQLPQCDCLVKAAIWDNPFMKHVVKGAGYIPNKSPDELLSQCEQRFARGNVLLVFPEGTRTTPGIKSNLQRGAAQVAVRTERDMRVVHITVTPSFLTKEKKWYQVPESKPFFHIEVKHKVEVKPFIEQTSNPTSAARRLNQHLAETIFPS from the coding sequence ATGAGAAAAATTGGTCAGTACTGGCGTATTGTCGCCACGGGTTTCTGTTTTGCCATGTTTGGTATTGGTGGATTAGCACTGAGTTTTGTGATTATCCCTCTTATTCACTTGCTTGAAAAAGATCAAACGCGGCGTGAATATCGCGTACAAAACACGATCCAAAAAACCTTCAATCTATTTTGCAAGTTGATGAAATACACTGGCGCGATCGACTACAAAATAACCGGCGCTGATATTTTAGCCAGTGATAAGAACTGTTTAATAATTGCTAATCATCCCAGTTTGATTGATTACGTGTTAATTGCCTCACAGTTACCACAATGCGATTGTTTAGTTAAAGCGGCGATTTGGGATAATCCTTTTATGAAGCACGTCGTAAAAGGCGCAGGTTATATTCCCAATAAATCCCCTGATGAATTACTCAGCCAGTGTGAACAGCGCTTTGCGCGTGGAAATGTATTGTTGGTATTTCCTGAAGGAACCCGTACAACACCCGGAATAAAATCTAATTTACAACGCGGCGCAGCCCAAGTGGCAGTTCGTACTGAGCGTGATATGCGCGTTGTGCACATTACCGTAACGCCTAGTTTTCTAACAAAAGAGAAAAAGTGGTATCAAGTGCCAGAGAGCAAACCCTTCTTTCATATAGAGGTAAAACATAAGGTTGAGGTAAAACCATTTATAGAGCAAACTAGCAACCCAACGTCAGCAGCTAGAAGATTAAATCAACATCTGGCTGAGACCATTTTCCCAAGTTAA
- a CDS encoding beta-ketoacyl synthase chain length factor: MSNSSSFICLNVEKWYASSAGLNGSQAWQDWALNGQYPENNETIFTNIPAMMRRRMSELSKHAVHCALELLSQTSVDYMVFSSRHGELHRSIALVKDILLGEEASPMAFSQSVHNTAAGLATIASKKSIPLTSIAAGENTFHSALLETFCYLQQHPDKKVLLVDFDEPLPEDYAEFEEQSYRGYALALVISQGEQFAISQAAPSMEPSTPRPQALQFLQHYLASSVRTWPVSTRRHTWIWQQK; this comes from the coding sequence ATGTCAAATTCATCCTCTTTTATCTGTTTAAATGTTGAAAAGTGGTATGCAAGTTCAGCCGGGCTGAATGGCAGCCAAGCTTGGCAAGATTGGGCTTTGAACGGTCAATATCCCGAAAACAACGAAACAATATTTACTAATATACCAGCGATGATGCGTCGGCGGATGAGCGAATTAAGTAAACACGCGGTGCACTGCGCACTGGAATTACTTTCGCAAACCTCGGTCGATTATATGGTTTTTTCCAGTCGGCATGGTGAGTTACATCGCAGCATCGCATTAGTGAAAGATATTTTACTAGGTGAAGAGGCCTCACCCATGGCGTTTTCTCAATCTGTACATAATACCGCAGCGGGGCTGGCCACCATCGCCAGTAAAAAGTCCATTCCATTGACCTCTATCGCCGCGGGCGAAAATACATTCCACAGCGCGCTACTTGAAACCTTCTGTTATTTACAGCAACACCCTGACAAAAAAGTCTTATTGGTGGATTTCGATGAGCCTTTGCCAGAGGATTATGCCGAATTCGAAGAACAGTCGTATCGCGGTTATGCCCTTGCACTGGTGATTAGCCAAGGTGAGCAATTCGCCATCAGCCAAGCCGCACCCAGTATGGAACCAAGCACGCCACGCCCACAAGCGTTGCAATTTTTGCAACACTATCTGGCGAGTTCAGTTCGCACATGGCCAGTTTCCACTCGTCGTCACACTTGGATATGGCAACAGAAATGA
- a CDS encoding methyltransferase: MLNHNLDPYNALQAKTEAQKLSFAPILFHTARTLRDLNILAVLDAAGQAGLPAVEIAQKTGVSEYGVKVLLDMALSAHIVVWKKPNYVLANVGHFLLHDGMTKANMDFTADVCYAAMMHLTESITTGTPAGLKELGDWNTIYEGLSRLPEKAKESWFKFDHYYSDRSFPLLLERVFADKPQHIVDIGGNTGKWALQCCNYDPDVKVTIVDLPRQLELAMSNAREQGFAERISPFPANMLDKNQPLPTQGDIWWMSQFLDCFSPMEILSILTRVKESLQPGAVVYILELFCDAQKYDAASYSLNATSLYFTCLANGNSRFYRSDDFLQIVAEAGLAVIERTDNIGLGHTLLKLVAKSH; this comes from the coding sequence GTGTTAAATCATAATTTAGACCCTTACAACGCTTTACAAGCAAAAACAGAGGCACAGAAACTCTCCTTTGCACCGATTTTATTTCACACCGCTCGAACGTTGAGAGATTTGAATATCCTTGCGGTTCTCGACGCCGCTGGCCAAGCGGGGTTACCTGCTGTGGAGATTGCGCAAAAAACTGGCGTCTCCGAATACGGTGTCAAAGTGCTGCTCGATATGGCGTTAAGTGCGCACATTGTGGTGTGGAAAAAGCCTAACTACGTGTTGGCAAACGTTGGTCATTTTTTGCTGCATGATGGCATGACCAAAGCCAACATGGATTTTACCGCAGACGTTTGTTATGCGGCGATGATGCATCTGACGGAATCGATTACTACAGGCACACCAGCAGGGTTGAAAGAGCTCGGCGATTGGAACACCATTTACGAAGGGCTTTCACGTCTACCGGAGAAAGCAAAAGAGAGCTGGTTTAAGTTCGATCACTATTACTCCGACCGTTCCTTTCCGCTCTTGCTAGAGCGAGTGTTTGCCGACAAACCACAACACATCGTAGACATTGGCGGAAACACCGGAAAATGGGCTCTTCAGTGTTGCAATTATGATCCGGATGTCAAAGTGACCATTGTCGATCTACCACGTCAGTTAGAACTGGCGATGTCCAATGCCCGTGAGCAAGGTTTTGCTGAGCGAATATCCCCTTTTCCAGCCAATATGTTGGATAAAAATCAGCCTTTGCCGACACAAGGCGATATCTGGTGGATGAGCCAGTTTCTCGACTGCTTCTCGCCAATGGAGATTCTCAGCATTTTGACTCGCGTTAAAGAGAGCCTTCAGCCCGGAGCAGTGGTGTATATTCTTGAGCTCTTTTGTGATGCTCAGAAATACGACGCGGCATCTTACAGCCTTAATGCGACCTCGCTGTACTTTACCTGTTTGGCCAATGGCAACAGCCGTTTTTACCGCAGTGACGATTTTCTGCAAATTGTCGCCGAAGCGGGGTTAGCGGTGATTGAAAGAACCGACAACATCGGTCTTGGTCATACCTTGCTAAAACTGGTCGCAAAATCACATTAA
- a CDS encoding NAD(P)/FAD-dependent oxidoreductase gives MQKQSTQVVIIGAGPSGSTAAALLKAQNIDVIVLEKAQFPRFSIGESLLPACMEVIEQAGMLDAVNQAGFQFKNGAAFRKNGVYTEFDFTDKFTPGPGTTYQVQRATFDKVLADDAERQGVEIRYQHEVTRVEMNGNTSLLDVTDQFGQAYQIEANFLLDASGFGRVLPRLLDLEEPSCLPPRQAIFTHIVDHIDASDIAYTRDKILISVHPQHADVWYWLIPFSNGVCSFGIVGTPAFFANYPQDKIAAIQQLASEEPGLAKLLSRAQYPNPAGELGGYSANVKHLATDHYALLGNAGEFLDPVFSSGVTIAMKSAQFASACVAKQLNGERVDWQRDYAQPLMVGVNTFRTYVEGWYDGTLQDVIFFEEPNARIKQMISSILAGYAWDEENPFVKESQRRLTRLAEFVRQENATIK, from the coding sequence ATGCAAAAGCAATCGACTCAGGTTGTGATTATCGGCGCTGGCCCTTCAGGGTCGACGGCTGCTGCGCTACTGAAAGCGCAAAACATCGACGTCATTGTATTGGAAAAAGCGCAATTTCCGCGTTTTTCAATTGGTGAGAGTCTATTACCCGCTTGTATGGAAGTGATTGAACAGGCTGGTATGCTAGATGCGGTGAATCAGGCTGGCTTTCAATTTAAAAATGGTGCCGCATTTAGAAAGAACGGTGTTTACACCGAATTTGATTTTACTGACAAATTTACCCCCGGCCCGGGAACGACTTATCAAGTCCAACGCGCGACGTTTGATAAAGTGCTGGCCGATGATGCCGAACGTCAAGGGGTCGAGATTCGTTATCAACACGAAGTCACTCGCGTTGAGATGAATGGCAACACGTCACTGCTGGATGTGACAGACCAGTTTGGTCAGGCGTACCAGATCGAGGCGAATTTCCTGCTGGATGCCAGTGGCTTTGGCCGGGTGCTGCCTCGTCTGCTTGACCTTGAAGAGCCATCTTGTCTGCCACCGCGCCAAGCGATTTTTACCCATATCGTTGACCACATTGACGCCAGTGATATCGCCTACACCCGCGATAAAATTCTTATTTCCGTGCATCCACAACACGCTGATGTCTGGTACTGGTTGATCCCATTCTCTAACGGCGTTTGCTCGTTTGGTATCGTCGGTACGCCAGCGTTTTTTGCCAACTACCCGCAAGATAAAATCGCGGCGATACAGCAGCTTGCTAGCGAAGAGCCAGGTTTGGCGAAGTTGCTTAGTCGCGCCCAATACCCCAATCCAGCTGGGGAGCTTGGCGGTTATTCGGCCAACGTGAAGCATTTGGCAACGGACCATTATGCACTGCTTGGTAACGCCGGTGAGTTTCTCGACCCAGTGTTCTCTTCTGGCGTAACCATTGCGATGAAATCAGCCCAATTCGCCAGTGCTTGTGTGGCAAAACAGCTCAATGGCGAACGGGTAGATTGGCAGCGCGACTATGCGCAGCCACTGATGGTTGGGGTGAACACTTTTCGCACCTACGTCGAAGGCTGGTACGATGGCACCTTGCAGGATGTGATTTTCTTTGAAGAGCCCAATGCACGAATTAAGCAGATGATTTCCTCCATTCTGGCCGGGTATGCTTGGGATGAAGAAAACCCGTTTGTCAAGGAATCGCAGCGCCGTTTAACTCGTCTTGCTGAATTTGTCCGCCAAGAGAACGCCACGATAAAATAA
- a CDS encoding M6 family metalloprotease domain-containing protein — MKKWLSTLACSAATMALSASALAMVPPAPIWHEIVLPDGSSTQIRLQGSAHFSWFEDEQGNALIQQGDKWYFAEIQSDTTGAQLISTGELLLAGAQAPIRSQLRPTINLPDALNADSANQVLRSRSFTPSKIAAARSAFSAPAQPFEQPLLVVQVSFSNVNMVHDFTERVFGEVGQSVVDYYAKNSAGQYQVVPARESFGTANDGVIDITLDQFHPNCHDSAWCTSRLNTIFAESYQKLDQYVDFSQYDLNADGTIDPSELSVMFVFAGGDRSTGVVNRPSIWPHMYYHNDVPVDGKKISAYCLFGDYQVDHQATLGVIVHELGHLMLGLPDLYSYKHDGSVGQWGVMGAGSWAMAPDDQYAGDTPVNMSAWSKHASGFVAPQVLSQSQAAVQVANAEAGLIYLDPYLKEFGPRLYVENRRNVDYDRALQAEGMLVTSVNVNNAFNETGPMQVQIMQADGLGELERGGRADSADIYPGLYGNTQISDNSQPNLTSVAGFETGVSLTGIVSGEHAARFDFVKPQDGEKFAWLTSLRRSYVQAEAGKDALAFEVNLPKATQIDGIQLYYQVVNSSLPVRYTVSRYPQNGANFANLLLDSSQQERLAEGVVSRSGRVMFSAPAKLATGTHTLVVELQNGILEQNYLFSDLQNMEPTDEKKAWLGSRLEKESNGLSKLLGYQTVPFAALFDVDPASLVQPMADKVTVDKNGSVALDVMANDTMDPAYVFQAELVSPPTNGTVTNWVYTPKTNFVGQDQLTYRLRSTSGNLVSAVVSVDIDVMGSNAAPQAKTSVAEVAVVAGARISLLGEASSDADGDELQYQWRQTFGPQVKVINANRSTAEFVVPEEAKMGNTLAFALTVTDPSGLSDSATIQLEVANSAPIAGQDAISLTAGSSVDIMALANDYDQDNHVLTLISVSTPELGSANVANNQIHYQAPSSVTQKTEVTLEYQIQDVEGAIASGTVLVTVTPESNATSFTASSSSGSSGGSLAVLPLLFLALLGRRRSRT, encoded by the coding sequence ATGAAAAAATGGCTTTCTACGTTGGCGTGTAGCGCCGCGACAATGGCATTGTCGGCCTCTGCGCTGGCGATGGTTCCCCCTGCGCCGATTTGGCATGAGATCGTTTTGCCAGATGGTTCCAGTACGCAAATTCGCCTGCAGGGCTCGGCCCATTTCAGTTGGTTCGAAGATGAGCAAGGTAATGCTCTCATCCAGCAAGGGGATAAATGGTATTTTGCTGAAATTCAAAGTGATACAACGGGTGCTCAACTGATTTCAACCGGAGAGCTTTTGCTCGCAGGCGCGCAAGCGCCGATACGTTCTCAGTTACGTCCGACGATCAATTTGCCTGACGCGCTCAACGCCGACAGTGCTAACCAAGTTCTCCGCTCGCGCAGTTTTACTCCCAGCAAAATCGCAGCCGCACGCAGCGCTTTCTCTGCGCCAGCGCAGCCGTTTGAACAGCCGCTGTTGGTGGTGCAAGTTTCCTTTTCCAACGTCAATATGGTGCATGATTTTACCGAGCGAGTGTTTGGTGAGGTAGGGCAGAGCGTGGTGGATTACTACGCGAAAAACTCGGCAGGTCAGTATCAAGTCGTGCCCGCGAGAGAAAGCTTTGGCACGGCGAATGATGGTGTCATTGATATTACGCTCGATCAGTTTCATCCTAACTGCCATGACTCAGCCTGGTGTACCAGTCGCCTCAACACCATTTTTGCTGAAAGCTACCAAAAGCTTGATCAATATGTCGATTTCTCCCAATACGATCTTAATGCGGATGGCACCATTGATCCGAGCGAACTTTCAGTGATGTTTGTCTTCGCCGGAGGCGATCGCTCTACTGGTGTTGTCAATCGGCCTTCGATCTGGCCTCACATGTATTACCACAACGATGTCCCTGTCGATGGTAAAAAGATTTCGGCATATTGTTTGTTTGGTGATTATCAAGTCGATCACCAAGCTACACTCGGAGTAATTGTCCATGAACTGGGCCATCTGATGCTTGGCCTGCCGGATCTCTATTCCTACAAACACGATGGCTCCGTTGGCCAGTGGGGTGTGATGGGGGCGGGGTCTTGGGCTATGGCCCCGGATGACCAGTATGCTGGTGACACGCCAGTTAACATGAGCGCGTGGAGCAAACACGCTTCCGGCTTTGTTGCGCCGCAGGTGTTGAGTCAATCGCAAGCGGCAGTGCAAGTGGCAAACGCAGAGGCGGGGCTTATCTACCTTGACCCTTATTTGAAGGAGTTTGGCCCGCGGCTATATGTGGAAAATCGTCGCAATGTCGATTACGACCGCGCTTTGCAGGCCGAAGGGATGCTGGTGACCTCGGTTAACGTCAACAATGCATTTAACGAAACTGGCCCAATGCAGGTGCAGATCATGCAGGCCGATGGACTGGGTGAACTGGAGCGCGGCGGTCGCGCCGACAGTGCCGACATCTACCCGGGTCTTTATGGTAATACCCAAATTTCGGACAACTCACAGCCGAATTTAACCAGCGTTGCAGGCTTTGAAACTGGCGTTAGCCTAACAGGGATTGTCAGCGGTGAGCATGCTGCGCGTTTTGATTTTGTCAAACCGCAAGATGGTGAGAAGTTCGCTTGGTTAACCAGTTTACGCCGGAGCTATGTGCAAGCAGAAGCGGGCAAAGACGCGCTGGCGTTTGAAGTGAATTTGCCCAAAGCCACTCAGATTGATGGTATTCAGCTCTATTACCAAGTGGTAAATAGCTCGCTGCCAGTGCGCTACACCGTTTCTCGCTATCCACAAAATGGGGCAAACTTTGCCAATTTGCTGTTAGATAGCAGTCAGCAAGAACGGTTAGCCGAAGGGGTAGTGAGCCGCTCTGGCCGAGTGATGTTTAGTGCACCAGCAAAGCTCGCCACAGGGACTCATACCTTGGTGGTGGAGCTGCAAAATGGCATTTTGGAGCAAAACTATCTCTTCAGTGATTTACAGAATATGGAGCCGACGGATGAGAAGAAAGCGTGGCTCGGCAGCCGCCTAGAGAAAGAGAGCAATGGCCTGAGTAAACTACTAGGTTACCAAACCGTTCCTTTTGCTGCGCTGTTTGATGTCGACCCCGCCAGTTTAGTCCAACCTATGGCAGATAAGGTTACGGTTGATAAAAACGGCTCGGTGGCGTTGGATGTGATGGCTAACGACACTATGGACCCCGCTTATGTATTCCAAGCCGAGTTGGTTTCACCGCCGACTAACGGCACAGTCACAAACTGGGTTTACACGCCGAAAACCAACTTTGTTGGCCAAGATCAACTGACTTATCGCTTACGCTCTACATCCGGCAACTTGGTTTCTGCAGTAGTGAGCGTCGATATTGACGTTATGGGCAGTAACGCAGCGCCGCAAGCCAAAACGTCGGTTGCTGAGGTTGCCGTGGTCGCGGGAGCACGTATATCGCTGCTGGGCGAGGCAAGCAGCGATGCCGACGGTGACGAGTTGCAATATCAATGGCGTCAAACCTTTGGACCCCAAGTTAAGGTGATCAATGCCAACCGCAGTACTGCCGAATTTGTGGTGCCAGAAGAGGCGAAAATGGGCAATACACTGGCTTTTGCGCTAACGGTAACAGATCCAAGTGGCTTGAGCGATAGTGCCACGATTCAGCTTGAAGTCGCCAACAGCGCACCGATTGCAGGCCAAGATGCTATCAGCCTCACCGCGGGCTCTAGTGTGGACATTATGGCGTTAGCCAACGACTACGATCAGGATAACCACGTGCTGACGCTCATCTCGGTGTCAACCCCGGAGCTCGGCTCCGCTAACGTAGCGAATAATCAAATTCACTACCAAGCGCCAAGCAGTGTGACGCAAAAAACTGAGGTGACTCTGGAATACCAAATTCAGGACGTTGAAGGGGCGATAGCCAGCGGAACGGTACTAGTGACGGTGACGCCAGAAAGCAATGCGACCTCCTTTACCGCCAGCTCTTCTAGCGGTTCATCCGGTGGTTCACTTGCCGTCCTGCCTCTGCTATTTCTCGCGTTACTTGGGCGCAGACGCTCGCGCACCTAA
- a CDS encoding protein adenylyltransferase SelO, translating into MSAWQSVTFSQRFSSLPRAFYTPVKPQPLQNSHWVVWNAPLAARFALPEAADETLRCAFAAEQMPDCFSPLAMKYAGHQFGVYNPDLGDGRGLLLGEMQDKQGNWFDVHLKGAGQTPYSRMGDGRAVLRSTIREYLCSEAMAGLGIATTRALGMLSSDTPVYREQTERGALLIRLATTHIRFGHFEHFFYTNQLAEHKLLADKVIEWYLPQCQQAAKPYLAMFEQIVARTALMIAQWQAVGFAHGVMNTDNMSILGETFDYGPFGFLDDYEPGYICNHSDYQGRYAFDQQPRVALWNLSALAHALSPLIERADLQAALAQFDVLLGQHFSRLMRSKLGLNARFAGDSELFDRMFALLTENRTDYTRFMRTLSELDRHGKQAVIDLFIDREAAARWLDDYLVRCQQEVQADGSPLSESARCAAMRLVNPKYILRNYLAQQAIEKAQQGDFSQVQQLAELLRRPYDDAPQFDHYARLPPEWGKKMVISCSS; encoded by the coding sequence ATGTCTGCTTGGCAATCGGTCACATTCTCACAGCGTTTTTCTTCGCTGCCTCGCGCCTTTTATACTCCGGTTAAGCCGCAGCCGCTGCAAAATAGCCACTGGGTGGTGTGGAATGCACCTTTAGCGGCCCGTTTTGCTTTGCCGGAGGCTGCCGATGAAACCTTGCGCTGCGCTTTTGCGGCTGAACAAATGCCGGATTGTTTCTCGCCGCTGGCAATGAAATACGCCGGGCACCAGTTTGGTGTCTATAACCCCGATTTGGGCGACGGACGCGGCCTGCTGCTGGGCGAAATGCAGGACAAACAGGGCAATTGGTTTGACGTGCATCTCAAAGGGGCGGGGCAGACGCCATACTCGCGCATGGGCGATGGCCGTGCTGTGCTGCGCTCAACCATTCGCGAATATCTGTGCAGTGAAGCCATGGCGGGGTTAGGTATTGCCACTACGCGCGCACTGGGGATGTTGAGTAGCGATACCCCAGTTTATCGTGAGCAGACCGAGCGCGGCGCGCTGCTGATCCGTTTAGCCACCACTCATATCCGTTTTGGTCATTTTGAGCACTTTTTCTATACCAATCAGTTGGCTGAGCACAAACTGCTGGCTGACAAAGTCATCGAATGGTATCTGCCGCAATGCCAACAAGCGGCTAAGCCTTATCTGGCGATGTTTGAGCAGATTGTCGCGCGCACTGCACTGATGATTGCGCAGTGGCAGGCGGTCGGTTTCGCCCATGGGGTGATGAATACCGACAACATGTCGATTTTGGGCGAAACATTTGACTACGGTCCGTTTGGGTTTCTTGACGACTACGAGCCGGGCTACATCTGTAACCACTCCGATTATCAAGGTCGCTACGCCTTTGATCAGCAGCCCAGAGTCGCCTTGTGGAATCTCTCTGCACTGGCCCACGCGCTTTCGCCATTGATCGAACGGGCCGACTTGCAAGCCGCGTTGGCGCAGTTTGACGTTTTATTGGGTCAGCACTTTAGCCGCTTGATGCGCAGTAAATTGGGTTTGAACGCGCGATTTGCCGGAGATAGCGAGTTGTTTGACCGAATGTTTGCCTTGCTGACGGAAAACCGTACCGATTACACTCGTTTTATGCGCACGCTGTCGGAGCTGGATCGCCATGGCAAACAAGCGGTGATCGATCTTTTTATCGACCGAGAGGCGGCAGCACGCTGGCTGGATGATTATCTGGTGCGCTGCCAACAAGAAGTGCAAGCAGACGGTTCGCCGCTGTCTGAAAGTGCGCGCTGCGCGGCCATGCGTTTGGTGAATCCTAAATACATTTTGCGTAATTATCTGGCTCAGCAAGCGATAGAAAAAGCCCAGCAAGGTGATTTTAGCCAAGTGCAACAACTGGCAGAGCTACTTCGCCGTCCTTACGATGACGCGCCGCAATTTGACCACTACGCGCGTCTTCCGCCTGAGTGGGGTAAGAAAATGGTCATCAGCTGCTCTTCCTAA
- a CDS encoding response regulator, which translates to MQEVSRILVVDDDEEIRELLDEYLTRSGYQVTTVADGVQLKAHLSQEGFPDLILLDIMLPGEDGFSLCQYIRRESSVPIIMLTAVSEETDQIIGLEIGADDYIAKPFNPRHLIARIKAVLRRMQVRQEKSSDTLPKQILFGDWSLDTLAHRLTHQETQTQHELSGSDFALLMLFLTRPNEVLDRDTISYATRGRESLPFERGIDVQLSRLRQRLGDSARYPHYIKTMRGNGYILSVPVSYEH; encoded by the coding sequence ATGCAGGAAGTAAGCCGAATTTTGGTGGTTGACGACGACGAAGAGATCCGTGAGCTGTTGGATGAGTATTTGACGCGCAGCGGATATCAGGTGACAACCGTCGCCGATGGTGTACAGCTCAAAGCACATCTTAGCCAAGAGGGCTTTCCGGATTTGATCCTGCTCGACATCATGCTGCCCGGCGAGGATGGCTTTAGCTTGTGCCAGTACATTCGTCGTGAATCGAGTGTGCCGATCATTATGCTTACCGCTGTCTCGGAAGAGACTGACCAGATCATTGGTTTAGAAATTGGCGCTGATGACTACATCGCGAAACCGTTTAATCCGCGCCACCTAATTGCCCGCATCAAAGCGGTGTTGCGCCGTATGCAAGTTCGGCAAGAAAAGAGCAGTGATACGCTGCCGAAGCAGATTCTGTTCGGCGATTGGAGCCTAGACACTCTAGCCCATCGCCTTACCCATCAGGAAACGCAAACGCAACACGAGCTCTCAGGCAGTGATTTTGCTTTACTGATGCTGTTTCTGACTCGGCCAAATGAGGTGCTGGATCGCGACACTATCTCCTATGCAACCCGAGGGCGAGAATCACTGCCATTCGAGCGCGGTATCGATGTGCAGTTGAGCCGTTTGCGCCAGCGTTTGGGCGACAGTGCGCGCTATCCGCACTACATCAAAACCATGCGCGGCAACGGTTACATTCTCTCTGTCCCTGTCAGTTATGAACATTAA
- a CDS encoding ATP-binding protein, which yields MLRFRPHSLVARTLMLTLLAVVIAQGIATAIWYSQSKQKELEGIRSTSASMASMFASTVTFFQSLPVNYRHIVLDQIRNMGGTRFFVSFNREKLQVEPIENTRLKEASVSAIKSVLRQKLTRVESVSVDFSSPEKLRLLKNDIYLHDLPKSWAHHTLTLAPINPPVLVVQIELSSHEWIYIAALLPAPYLTLDDELLGREQILFLFLSTTLLLLLTYAMIRRQVKPLKRLARAANEMSMNIEQPPLVEEGASELVTATRAFNRMQQRIRRYVADREHLFSAISHDLKTPITRLRLRAELLDDERKRSKFNQDLDELEMMVKGALQCVRDTDLHENNDYIDLNVMLEQIIESYNQHQIRVLFTPHPMEPLVAKPLAIKRVLTNLLDNALKYAGSAEVELEENNHWVKVTITDSGPGIPNHKLEAVFEPYYRLAHDTEGHGLGLGICRNILHGHGGDLTLSNLSKGGLKVEVLIPSGLEV from the coding sequence ATGCTGCGATTCAGGCCCCATTCCTTGGTTGCGCGAACCTTGATGTTGACGCTACTGGCGGTGGTGATTGCCCAAGGCATCGCCACCGCGATTTGGTATAGCCAGTCGAAACAGAAAGAGCTTGAAGGGATCCGCTCGACGTCAGCCAGCATGGCGAGCATGTTTGCTTCGACCGTGACCTTTTTCCAATCTTTACCGGTCAACTACCGCCATATTGTTTTGGATCAGATCCGCAATATGGGCGGGACGCGCTTTTTCGTCTCCTTTAACCGAGAAAAATTACAGGTCGAGCCGATTGAAAATACCCGCTTAAAAGAGGCTTCGGTCAGTGCCATCAAAAGTGTGCTAAGGCAAAAGCTCACGCGAGTCGAATCGGTGTCGGTCGATTTTTCCAGCCCGGAAAAATTACGGCTGCTCAAAAACGACATTTATCTACACGACTTGCCCAAATCGTGGGCGCACCACACCTTAACTTTGGCGCCGATTAACCCGCCTGTGCTGGTGGTGCAAATTGAGCTAAGTAGCCATGAATGGATCTACATTGCTGCGCTTTTACCTGCTCCGTATCTGACCTTGGATGACGAACTGCTTGGGCGAGAGCAGATACTGTTTCTGTTTTTGTCCACCACCCTATTGCTGCTGCTCACCTATGCGATGATCCGTCGGCAGGTGAAACCGCTTAAACGGTTGGCACGTGCGGCCAATGAGATGAGCATGAATATCGAACAGCCGCCGCTGGTGGAGGAAGGGGCGAGTGAACTGGTTACCGCTACGCGCGCTTTTAATCGTATGCAGCAACGTATTCGTCGTTACGTGGCGGATCGTGAGCATCTGTTTTCGGCTATTTCCCATGATTTGAAAACGCCGATCACTCGCCTGCGTCTTAGGGCCGAGCTGTTGGATGATGAGCGTAAACGCAGCAAATTCAATCAAGATTTGGATGAGCTGGAGATGATGGTCAAAGGCGCGCTGCAGTGCGTACGTGACACGGATTTGCATGAAAACAACGACTATATCGATCTCAACGTCATGCTGGAGCAGATCATCGAAAGTTACAATCAGCATCAGATTCGAGTCCTTTTTACCCCGCATCCGATGGAGCCCTTGGTCGCGAAACCTTTGGCCATTAAGCGAGTACTGACCAATTTGCTCGACAATGCGCTCAAGTATGCAGGTAGCGCTGAGGTAGAGTTAGAGGAAAACAATCACTGGGTGAAAGTAACCATCACCGACTCTGGTCCGGGTATTCCCAACCATAAACTGGAAGCGGTGTTTGAGCCCTACTATCGCTTAGCGCATGATACCGAGGGTCATGGTTTGGGGCTGGGTATCTGCCGCAATATTTTGCACGGACACGGCGGAGATCTCACTCTGAGCAATTTGTCAAAAGGCGGCCTGAAAGTGGAAGTACTGATCCCATCAGGGCTCGAAGTGTAA